One Paenarthrobacter aurescens TC1 DNA window includes the following coding sequences:
- a CDS encoding putative dioxygenase subfamily protein (identified by match to protein family HMM PF00775), translating into MTTPHPDHDRGLEFDLSTLLSRRRSLGLLFGAGTAAALAACTPGTGGGSASPSSTATASATATATETTTAAASPSASATSTVTRAFAECGVEIPEETLGPYPGDGSNGPNVLEASGVVRRDIRSSFGTSTTKAEGVPLTVTLTLLDNANGCAPLAGAAVYAWHCDKDGKYSLYDSGLENENYLRGVQEADANGQLTFSTIYPGAYNGRWPHIHFEVFESMSNTTAAGQVLTVSQIALTEKACKEVYATAGYESSAKNFPNTTLTSDNVFGDDGGIYQLATMSGSVAGGYTAALNVTV; encoded by the coding sequence ATGACAACTCCTCACCCCGACCACGACCGCGGCCTTGAATTCGATCTCTCCACGCTCCTGAGCCGGCGCCGCAGCTTGGGGCTCCTCTTCGGCGCTGGAACGGCAGCAGCCCTCGCAGCCTGCACGCCGGGAACGGGAGGCGGCAGCGCGTCGCCGTCGAGCACTGCCACCGCCAGCGCTACTGCCACGGCGACGGAAACCACGACGGCGGCTGCGTCACCTTCCGCGTCGGCCACGAGCACGGTGACCCGGGCGTTCGCAGAATGCGGAGTGGAGATCCCGGAGGAGACGCTGGGGCCTTACCCGGGCGACGGTTCCAACGGCCCCAACGTGCTCGAGGCTTCGGGAGTAGTCCGTCGCGACATCAGGTCCAGTTTTGGCACCTCCACCACCAAGGCTGAGGGCGTGCCGCTGACAGTTACCCTGACGCTTCTGGACAACGCGAACGGTTGCGCTCCTCTGGCCGGTGCCGCCGTGTACGCCTGGCACTGCGACAAAGACGGGAAGTATTCGCTCTACGATTCGGGCTTGGAGAACGAGAACTACCTCCGAGGCGTGCAGGAAGCAGATGCCAACGGCCAACTGACTTTCAGCACCATCTACCCGGGAGCGTACAACGGCCGCTGGCCACATATTCACTTTGAGGTATTCGAATCCATGAGCAATACGACTGCAGCCGGACAGGTGCTGACGGTCTCGCAGATCGCACTTACTGAGAAGGCTTGCAAGGAGGTCTATGCGACGGCCGGTTATGAATCCAGCGCCAAGAACTTCCCGAATACCACCCTGACCTCGGACAACGTCTTTGGTGACGATGGAGGCATATACCAGCTGGCGACTATGTCCGGTTCGGTCGCGGGCGGTTACACGGCCGCACTGAACGTCACCGTCTAG
- a CDS encoding putative ABC transporter transmembrane protein has protein sequence MSTTTLDRKSIRNSVGPGPAFHRVLNSEFIKFRTLMSTLILLASTALVMVGFAALSAWGTGQFAEQAAADPEVAAAMAAQGGDLAVSIPTSGISFAQLILGSLGVLLMSSEFTTGMARSTFAAVPKRLSPFLAKLIVVMVSAFLLTAVSIYIAGLVSLPIVDNYDLKLDLGSSQSIKLLLVNSLYVAAVAAIGMALGTIVRNSAGGIMSLVGLLFVAPIAFQLIPGDFFKEANKYLPTSTITPMTAVEHVPDTLEAWQAALVLGAWVVVPVALAMILLKKRDV, from the coding sequence ATGAGCACCACCACATTGGACCGCAAGTCCATCCGCAACTCCGTCGGTCCCGGACCGGCATTCCATCGCGTACTCAACTCGGAATTCATCAAGTTCCGTACTCTGATGTCCACGCTGATCCTCCTTGCCTCCACGGCACTGGTCATGGTGGGCTTCGCAGCCCTCTCAGCGTGGGGAACAGGCCAGTTTGCGGAGCAGGCCGCGGCGGATCCCGAAGTCGCAGCAGCCATGGCCGCCCAGGGCGGGGACCTCGCCGTCAGCATCCCCACCTCGGGTATCTCGTTCGCCCAGCTCATCCTCGGTTCCTTGGGCGTCCTGCTCATGAGCTCCGAGTTCACCACCGGCATGGCACGCTCCACCTTTGCCGCCGTCCCCAAGCGGCTCTCGCCTTTCCTGGCGAAGCTCATTGTGGTCATGGTCAGCGCCTTCCTCCTGACAGCGGTGTCCATTTACATCGCGGGCCTGGTGTCGCTTCCCATCGTTGATAACTACGACCTCAAGCTGGACCTTGGCAGCTCACAGTCCATCAAGCTCCTTCTGGTCAACAGCCTCTACGTGGCAGCCGTGGCAGCAATCGGCATGGCCCTCGGAACCATCGTCCGTAACTCGGCCGGCGGCATCATGAGCCTGGTGGGACTCCTGTTCGTTGCGCCTATTGCCTTCCAGCTCATCCCCGGCGACTTCTTCAAGGAAGCCAACAAGTACCTCCCCACGAGCACCATCACGCCCATGACCGCCGTCGAGCATGTCCCGGACACGCTGGAAGCGTGGCAGGCCGCGCTGGTTCTTGGCGCCTGGGTGGTTGTGCCGGTGGCCCTGGCCATGATCCTGCTCAAGAAGCGGGACGTCTAG
- a CDS encoding two-component system response regulator (identified by match to protein family HMM PF00072; match to protein family HMM PF00196) — translation MIEEVIKVLLVDDQPLLRMGFRLILEGEEDVHVVGEASDGIEAVRQVEALQPDVVLMDVRMPGMDGIEATKQITDSGSDARVIILTTFDLDEYAFSGLQAGASAFLLKDVAPSELVHAVRLVASGDAVVAPRVTQRLLETYVRGGVVPGHSPTSHRDPLLDELTPRETEILTTIAEGLSNAEIAHKFFLSEATVKTHVRRILSKLQLRDRVQVVVYAYETGLVVPSNPDY, via the coding sequence ATGATCGAAGAAGTCATCAAAGTGCTGCTGGTGGACGATCAGCCACTGCTGCGGATGGGCTTCCGGCTCATTCTTGAAGGTGAAGAGGACGTCCATGTGGTGGGCGAGGCTTCGGACGGCATCGAGGCTGTTCGCCAAGTAGAAGCCCTGCAACCTGACGTCGTTCTGATGGACGTCCGCATGCCCGGCATGGACGGCATCGAGGCAACCAAGCAGATCACGGATTCAGGCTCCGACGCGCGGGTCATCATCCTGACCACGTTCGACCTCGATGAGTACGCCTTCAGCGGGCTGCAGGCGGGGGCGTCCGCGTTCCTGCTCAAGGACGTTGCCCCCTCTGAGCTGGTTCACGCGGTGCGCTTGGTGGCCAGTGGCGATGCCGTGGTGGCCCCGAGAGTCACGCAACGGCTGCTTGAAACGTATGTACGCGGTGGCGTCGTGCCCGGTCACTCGCCCACATCGCACCGCGACCCGCTCTTGGACGAACTCACCCCGCGGGAAACCGAAATCCTCACCACCATCGCGGAGGGCCTCTCCAACGCTGAGATCGCCCACAAGTTCTTCCTTTCCGAGGCCACGGTGAAGACCCACGTCCGCCGGATCCTGAGCAAGCTGCAACTGCGGGACCGGGTGCAGGTTGTGGTCTACGCCTACGAAACCGGACTCGTGGTGCCCAGCAACCCGGACTACTGA
- a CDS encoding putative aminopeptidase I zinc metalloprotease (M18) family protein (identified by match to protein family HMM PF02127), translated as MPSNASAAVDHIKDLGEYVSASPSSFHAVHEAARRLDAAGFTGLDELQPWDGGAGKFYVIRDGALIAWVTPENAGPTTGFNILGAHTDSPSFKLKPKPTTGKFGWLQAGVEVYGGPLLNSWLDRELQLAGRLVLRDGTQHLTATGPLLRFPQLAIHLDRGVNDNGLHLSKQQHMNPVFGQGDPTGEDLLALLADRVEGATVDAADIGGYDVVVADTQAPAVFGAKSEFFASGRMDNLSSTHAGLVALVAHAADAPAGGPIAVLAAFDHEEIGSNSRSGACGPILEDILVRISDGLGATVSQRRQALAASFCVSADAGHAVHPNYAEKHDPANKPVLNGGPLLKINANQRYATDATGAAVWARLCDESDVPYQEYVSNNDLPCGSTIGPLTATRLGIRTVDVGIPLLSMHSARELCGVEDPKSLSTVAELFFRTAV; from the coding sequence ATGCCTTCGAATGCCTCCGCAGCAGTTGACCACATCAAGGACCTGGGCGAGTACGTATCGGCGTCGCCGTCGAGCTTCCACGCTGTGCACGAAGCCGCGCGCCGACTCGACGCCGCGGGCTTCACGGGATTGGATGAACTGCAGCCGTGGGACGGCGGAGCAGGCAAGTTCTACGTGATCCGCGACGGTGCGCTCATTGCCTGGGTGACTCCCGAAAACGCCGGCCCCACCACTGGTTTCAACATCCTTGGTGCGCACACCGATTCGCCGTCGTTCAAGCTCAAGCCGAAGCCCACCACCGGTAAGTTCGGTTGGCTGCAGGCCGGTGTGGAGGTCTACGGTGGGCCGCTGCTCAACTCCTGGCTGGACCGCGAACTGCAGCTGGCGGGTCGCTTGGTACTGCGCGATGGAACCCAGCACCTCACGGCCACCGGACCCCTCCTCCGTTTCCCGCAGCTTGCCATTCACTTGGACCGCGGCGTCAACGACAACGGACTCCACCTTTCCAAGCAGCAACACATGAACCCCGTCTTCGGCCAGGGCGACCCAACCGGTGAAGATCTTCTGGCACTGCTTGCCGATCGCGTTGAGGGCGCCACTGTGGACGCTGCCGATATCGGCGGGTACGACGTCGTGGTGGCAGACACGCAGGCACCGGCGGTTTTCGGGGCCAAGAGTGAGTTCTTCGCTTCCGGGCGCATGGATAACCTCTCCTCCACACACGCTGGTTTGGTGGCGTTGGTAGCGCACGCAGCCGATGCTCCGGCAGGGGGCCCGATCGCCGTCCTTGCTGCCTTCGACCATGAAGAGATCGGCTCCAACTCCCGGTCCGGCGCCTGCGGCCCCATCCTTGAGGACATCCTGGTCCGCATCTCCGACGGCCTGGGCGCTACGGTGAGCCAGCGGCGGCAGGCTTTGGCGGCGTCGTTCTGCGTTTCTGCGGACGCCGGCCACGCTGTCCACCCGAACTACGCGGAGAAGCATGACCCCGCAAACAAACCGGTGTTGAACGGCGGTCCGCTGCTGAAGATCAACGCAAACCAGCGCTACGCCACAGACGCGACGGGCGCCGCCGTCTGGGCAAGGCTCTGTGATGAGTCTGACGTTCCGTACCAGGAGTACGTCTCCAACAACGATCTCCCGTGTGGTTCCACCATCGGACCCCTCACAGCTACACGCTTGGGCATCCGGACGGTGGATGTGGGGATTCCGCTGCTGTCCATGCACTCTGCGCGGGAGTTGTGCGGTGTAGAGGATCCGAAGAGCCTTTCGACTGTTGCGGAGCTTTTTTTCCGTACTGCCGTCTAG
- a CDS encoding putative ABC transporter, ATP-binding protein (identified by match to protein family HMM PF00005), producing the protein MIEAKGLTKVYGEKTAVGGVSFTVQAGRVTGFLGPNGAGKSTTMRMIMGLDSPTAGSVTVNGEPFAQHKAPLREIGALLDAKAVHTSRTAYNHLLAMAATHSIPKSRVREVIEMTGLGDVAKKKVKGFSLGMGQRLGIAAALLGDPQTIILDEPVNGLDPEGVVWVRNLVKYLASEGRTVFLSSHLMSEMALTADHLIVIGRGRIIADAPIAEIITGKGNARTRVRTDQPERLMQLLAGTGVSVEVHERELLEVSGLDPRGIARTALDNQVMVYELTPLQASLEEAYMELTKDEVEYHSHITAGASVPAQAGGK; encoded by the coding sequence ATGATCGAAGCAAAAGGCCTGACCAAGGTCTACGGCGAGAAGACCGCCGTCGGCGGCGTCAGTTTCACTGTCCAGGCCGGACGGGTGACGGGCTTCCTGGGCCCAAACGGTGCCGGAAAGTCCACAACCATGCGCATGATCATGGGGCTTGACTCTCCTACGGCGGGCTCTGTGACCGTGAACGGTGAGCCGTTCGCCCAGCACAAGGCGCCGCTGCGTGAAATTGGCGCCCTCCTGGACGCCAAGGCTGTCCACACGAGCCGCACGGCTTACAACCACCTTCTTGCCATGGCAGCGACCCACAGCATCCCCAAGAGCCGCGTCCGTGAAGTCATTGAGATGACGGGCCTGGGTGATGTCGCCAAGAAGAAGGTCAAGGGATTCTCACTCGGAATGGGCCAGCGCCTTGGCATCGCAGCAGCGCTGCTGGGTGACCCGCAGACCATCATCCTGGATGAGCCGGTGAACGGCCTCGATCCTGAAGGCGTGGTCTGGGTCCGCAACCTCGTCAAGTACTTGGCCTCCGAAGGCCGCACAGTCTTCCTGTCCAGCCACCTCATGAGCGAAATGGCACTGACGGCAGACCACCTGATTGTCATCGGCCGCGGCAGGATCATCGCCGACGCACCTATCGCCGAAATCATTACGGGCAAGGGCAACGCCCGGACCAGGGTCCGCACCGATCAGCCGGAACGCCTCATGCAGCTCCTGGCCGGCACTGGCGTTTCCGTGGAGGTCCACGAACGCGAACTGCTGGAAGTTTCAGGGCTTGATCCCCGCGGCATCGCCCGTACGGCCCTGGACAACCAAGTGATGGTCTACGAGCTGACACCGCTCCAGGCAAGCCTGGAAGAGGCCTACATGGAACTGACCAAGGACGAGGTCGAATACCACTCGCACATCACCGCCGGGGCCTCGGTTCCCGCTCAGGCCGGAGGGAAATAG
- a CDS encoding putative signal transduction histidine kinase (identified by match to protein family HMM PF02518; match to protein family HMM PF07730) — MDAVVVLCYLLLALPTIIPSVVDGKWLVVAILLLIAIALFFRRPFPLQVVLAVSLLEIAATILNPWGSNVSAGLWFALYAVASLRKRALALVVFAVASLPLSLLYLFMWTSPSEMDNLQDVPENFHLINNIATAVTIMLSNLLATGIGISVRQRREHEAEIAAWAARTTQLGKVTERNRIAREMHDVVAHSLTVMISLSDGAAVVVKKDPERAGDVLGELSRTGRAALADMRRVLGVLRDDSGRPAPLTPLESGQNLAKLLDGFRTAGLPLHYAHTGPGLPADPAFELTVYRIVQESLTNVLRYGRSLSRVDVQVARDGDLVTIDVLDDGRGTREGGSESVGSLGTGQGIAGMNERAGIYAGIVTAGPGKRGGWAVHAELRWNGEKGES; from the coding sequence ATGGATGCAGTGGTGGTCCTTTGCTACCTTTTGTTGGCGCTGCCCACCATCATTCCGTCGGTCGTCGACGGCAAATGGCTCGTGGTGGCGATACTGCTGTTGATCGCCATCGCGTTGTTCTTCAGGCGCCCGTTTCCGCTTCAGGTGGTTCTCGCTGTCTCCCTTCTGGAAATAGCGGCCACCATCCTGAACCCTTGGGGATCGAATGTTTCCGCAGGTCTATGGTTCGCGCTCTATGCCGTGGCGTCACTCCGGAAGCGTGCGTTGGCGCTGGTGGTTTTCGCGGTAGCCAGCTTGCCTCTGAGCCTGCTCTACCTGTTCATGTGGACGAGTCCCAGCGAGATGGACAACCTGCAGGACGTTCCGGAGAACTTCCACCTCATCAACAACATCGCCACTGCGGTGACCATCATGCTGTCCAACCTTTTGGCCACAGGCATCGGCATTTCGGTGCGCCAGCGCAGGGAACATGAAGCCGAGATTGCGGCGTGGGCCGCGCGAACCACCCAGCTTGGCAAGGTCACCGAGCGCAACCGAATTGCCCGGGAAATGCACGACGTCGTGGCGCACTCGCTGACAGTGATGATCAGCCTTTCGGACGGTGCCGCCGTGGTGGTCAAGAAAGATCCGGAGCGCGCCGGTGACGTGCTCGGAGAACTATCCCGGACGGGAAGGGCCGCGCTGGCCGACATGCGCCGCGTACTCGGCGTTCTGCGGGATGATTCCGGGCGACCGGCACCACTGACACCCCTTGAATCCGGGCAGAACCTGGCGAAACTCTTGGACGGCTTCCGGACAGCCGGACTGCCGCTGCACTACGCCCACACGGGGCCGGGCCTCCCGGCTGACCCGGCTTTCGAACTCACTGTCTATCGGATCGTGCAGGAGTCGTTGACCAACGTCCTGCGGTACGGGCGCTCGCTCAGCCGCGTTGATGTCCAGGTGGCTCGCGATGGTGATTTGGTCACCATTGACGTGCTCGACGACGGCCGCGGTACCCGTGAGGGCGGCAGCGAATCCGTGGGCAGCCTGGGGACCGGGCAGGGAATCGCTGGAATGAATGAACGTGCCGGAATCTATGCTGGAATCGTTACTGCCGGACCAGGAAAACGGGGAGGTTGGGCAGTCCATGCCGAGCTCCGCTGGAACGGCGAAAAGGGGGAATCATGA
- a CDS encoding putative PAP2 superfamily domain protein (identified by match to protein family HMM PF01569): MPPSCRGYDEWMIRVLRPRQRPAWQLVTPGVLLLCAFAVPGILLMAGQGEPAFNGVDVTWQAYAFSLHSPFWDGVNVVLNWAGYAGMLVFHVVLAISLLIWQRPMAAVFAASSGIAVLALTQLAKAVVGRDRPEGAKVLTDTGSYPSGHVSTTTAFLMVLAILIGRSWMALLAVSGIIAMMISRTYLSAHWLSDVLGGACLAAGIVLLMWWRLRDICIKENERADGRTIWAAKASQRRQATEQAK; encoded by the coding sequence GTGCCGCCCAGCTGCCGTGGCTACGATGAATGGATGATTCGTGTACTCCGTCCTCGTCAACGACCCGCCTGGCAGTTGGTCACGCCCGGAGTGCTCCTGCTGTGCGCTTTCGCAGTGCCGGGCATACTGCTGATGGCCGGGCAAGGCGAGCCGGCGTTCAACGGCGTGGACGTTACCTGGCAGGCCTACGCCTTCAGCCTGCACTCACCCTTCTGGGATGGCGTGAACGTTGTCCTCAACTGGGCCGGGTATGCGGGGATGCTGGTCTTCCACGTAGTGCTCGCGATCTCGCTCCTCATATGGCAACGACCTATGGCCGCGGTGTTCGCCGCCTCAAGCGGCATCGCCGTACTGGCACTGACGCAGCTCGCCAAAGCTGTGGTGGGTAGGGACAGGCCGGAAGGTGCCAAAGTGCTCACTGATACCGGCTCATACCCCTCGGGGCATGTATCAACCACCACGGCGTTCCTGATGGTGCTCGCCATCCTCATCGGTCGATCATGGATGGCTCTGTTGGCCGTCTCCGGAATCATCGCGATGATGATCAGCCGAACCTATCTGTCGGCCCATTGGTTGAGTGACGTCCTGGGCGGCGCCTGTCTGGCTGCCGGCATTGTCCTGCTGATGTGGTGGCGTTTACGCGATATATGCATCAAGGAGAATGAGCGCGCGGACGGACGGACTATTTGGGCGGCAAAGGCTTCGCAACGCCGGCAAGCAACAGAGCAAGCAAAATAG
- a CDS encoding PAP2 superfamily domain protein (identified by match to protein family HMM PF00781; match to protein family HMM PF01569), whose translation MRGFLGKGPKRIARFDHFLVRAVSRQPQGDHDVFFRELSAAATKGKLWFGIAGIMATFPGKPRRAALHGLLALGVASGVTNLVFKTALPRRRPLPEHLPLFRFVNPQPTSSSMPSGHSASAVAFAVGVGMVSPALGAALAPLAAGVAYSRVHTGAHWPSDVVFGSALGAGAALLTRKWWPARPPEPTPRRTPAEAPAISDGEGLGIAVNVLGGSYSPETAELLKVIFPKAYIREISEGEDVAAEIDAVATRPGTVALGVWGGDGTVGTAAAAAVEHSLPLLVLPGGTLNHFARDLGTGSIDDAIDAVTKGHAASVDLGHVVVQRGLPEMPETTELGMLNTASVGVYPNLVRRRERLQPAMGKPLASVVASLRTFGVNSPTTLLVDGVKHKLWILYMGRGRFYPSDHAPLRRPVLDDGVFDLRMITADEPFARARLLWAVVTGTVAASKVTHLTEATTITVEALGQPLVLAVDGEPKPGVRRATFTVKPRELTVYSPLPVD comes from the coding sequence ATGCGAGGCTTCTTGGGCAAAGGCCCCAAACGGATTGCAAGATTCGACCATTTCCTGGTCCGGGCTGTGTCCCGGCAACCCCAGGGTGATCACGACGTGTTTTTCCGAGAACTCTCTGCCGCGGCAACCAAAGGCAAACTGTGGTTCGGCATAGCGGGGATTATGGCCACGTTCCCAGGGAAGCCCCGGAGGGCAGCCCTCCACGGACTCCTCGCCCTGGGCGTTGCCTCCGGGGTCACAAACCTGGTCTTCAAAACGGCACTCCCGCGCAGGCGGCCACTCCCTGAGCACCTGCCACTGTTCCGCTTCGTGAATCCGCAGCCGACGAGTTCCTCCATGCCGTCAGGCCACTCAGCGTCTGCGGTGGCGTTCGCGGTGGGTGTCGGCATGGTCTCGCCCGCACTTGGCGCCGCACTGGCACCGCTTGCTGCGGGGGTTGCCTACTCGCGCGTGCACACGGGGGCCCATTGGCCCTCCGATGTGGTCTTCGGTTCCGCTCTCGGTGCGGGAGCGGCACTGCTGACCCGCAAGTGGTGGCCGGCCCGACCACCCGAACCGACGCCGCGCCGGACGCCTGCGGAAGCTCCCGCAATTTCCGACGGCGAGGGGCTGGGTATTGCGGTCAACGTCCTGGGCGGGTCCTACTCCCCCGAGACTGCAGAGTTATTGAAGGTTATATTCCCAAAGGCTTATATACGCGAAATTTCCGAAGGTGAAGACGTAGCTGCTGAGATCGATGCAGTGGCAACCCGGCCAGGCACCGTTGCACTCGGCGTCTGGGGCGGTGACGGAACGGTTGGCACTGCGGCGGCTGCCGCCGTCGAGCATTCACTCCCGCTCTTGGTGCTTCCAGGCGGAACGCTCAATCACTTCGCCCGCGACCTTGGCACCGGTTCGATTGACGACGCGATCGATGCCGTGACCAAAGGACACGCAGCGTCCGTCGACCTGGGGCACGTGGTGGTGCAACGGGGACTACCTGAAATGCCGGAAACCACAGAGCTGGGCATGCTGAATACGGCGAGTGTCGGCGTCTATCCAAACCTGGTTCGACGTCGGGAGAGACTGCAACCTGCCATGGGTAAACCGCTGGCCAGCGTGGTGGCATCGCTGCGCACCTTCGGCGTGAACTCCCCCACCACGCTGCTGGTGGACGGGGTAAAGCACAAACTCTGGATCCTCTACATGGGCCGGGGCAGGTTCTATCCCAGCGACCACGCACCACTTCGCCGGCCGGTGCTGGACGACGGTGTTTTCGATCTGCGCATGATCACTGCGGACGAGCCATTCGCCCGGGCGCGGCTGCTGTGGGCGGTGGTTACCGGCACCGTCGCCGCCTCCAAAGTCACCCACCTGACCGAGGCCACCACCATCACGGTGGAGGCTCTTGGCCAACCGCTGGTCCTGGCCGTTGACGGGGAGCCGAAGCCCGGGGTCCGCCGTGCCACGTTCACTGTGAAACCGCGCGAGCTCACCGTTTACTCGCCGTTGCCCGTCGACTGA